Proteins from a single region of Magnetococcales bacterium:
- a CDS encoding type II toxin-antitoxin system HicB family antitoxin: MRVFDAMVERCSDTGYHVGHVPGFPGAHAQGWSLDELRINLEGVIALLLEDGEPRL; this comes from the coding sequence ATGCGGGTATTTGACGCCATGGTGGAGCGTTGCTCGGACACCGGATACCATGTGGGGCACGTTCCCGGTTTTCCGGGCGCCCACGCTCAAGGGTGGTCCCTGGACGAACTGCGTATCAACCTGGAAGGGGTCATTGCTCTGTTGCTGGAAGACGGTGAGCCGCGTCTTTAA
- a CDS encoding HigA family addiction module antidote protein, translating into MTIRIEELPHIDFSDLSTGERIPPIHPGVHLGELLDELGITPHRLAQCTGMAALQVDDILCGKKPVGAETALRLGLFFNQSPEYWLALQVHFDMDVIKSTLFERLRREVAPLCVEGPCFERIP; encoded by the coding sequence TTGACCATTCGCATCGAAGAGTTGCCCCATATCGATTTTTCCGATCTGTCCACGGGCGAAAGGATTCCTCCCATTCACCCCGGAGTTCACCTCGGAGAGCTTTTGGACGAGTTGGGCATCACGCCACACCGGCTGGCTCAGTGTACGGGCATGGCGGCCTTGCAGGTGGATGACATCCTGTGCGGAAAGAAACCGGTCGGTGCGGAAACGGCTCTGCGCTTGGGCTTGTTTTTTAACCAATCTCCGGAATACTGGCTGGCTTTACAGGTTCACTTCGACATGGATGTGATCAAGAGCACCCTGTTTGAAAGGTTGCGTCGGGAGGTTGCACCGCTCTGTGTGGAAGGCCCATGTTTTGAAAGGATTCCGTGA
- a CDS encoding type II toxin-antitoxin system RelE/ParE family toxin: MIKTFADKKTAAIFAGEFVKALPREIVFRAKMRLDGIHAASRIDLLRLPPSNRLEALRGDQEGRWSIRVNDQWRICFRFVDGDAYDVEMMDHH, from the coding sequence GTGATCAAGACCTTTGCCGACAAAAAAACCGCTGCCATCTTTGCCGGAGAGTTTGTCAAAGCGTTGCCGCGGGAAATTGTCTTCCGAGCCAAAATGCGGTTGGATGGGATTCATGCCGCCAGTCGGATTGATCTCCTGCGTCTGCCGCCGTCCAATCGTTTGGAAGCTTTGCGAGGAGACCAGGAAGGACGTTGGAGTATTCGCGTCAACGACCAGTGGCGCATTTGCTTCCGGTTCGTGGATGGTGACGCTTATGATGTGGAGATGATGGATCACCACTAG
- a CDS encoding type II secretion system protein: MKKHPSAGFSLIELSIVMVIVGLILAIGFSLVPNYLQSSKVSAARVQMKEIQSAIEGFAIANNRLPCPDTDSDGLENITSNVCVAFGNTAGTRYDTADLPYRALGLASNRDPWGRAIKYATYMMRTVTGGCTNAASCDFATDQNFAGTSTTRSRSDFCSKLTTALQLTPRDPTKEIFTARLQSRSGLNADSICTSGVGGTVMDGSVMAYILASSGFNNANQDTSPALSAGVFDGKNDPGNSLCFDNPDRVLRSMDASDESSSTDPTYGAVGISDNYDDIVFGGSISGLISKLECN; the protein is encoded by the coding sequence ATGAAAAAACACCCCTCAGCCGGATTTTCGCTCATCGAGCTTTCCATCGTCATGGTCATCGTGGGTCTCATCCTGGCCATTGGCTTCTCCCTGGTGCCGAACTATCTGCAATCCTCCAAGGTCAGCGCCGCCCGGGTGCAGATGAAGGAGATCCAGAGCGCCATCGAAGGGTTTGCCATCGCCAACAATCGGTTGCCATGTCCTGATACCGACAGTGATGGCCTGGAAAACATTACCAGCAACGTTTGCGTTGCTTTTGGCAATACCGCTGGAACCAGGTACGATACCGCTGATCTGCCGTACCGGGCGCTTGGTTTGGCCAGCAATCGCGATCCGTGGGGGCGGGCTATCAAGTATGCCACGTATATGATGCGTACCGTCACTGGTGGTTGCACAAACGCAGCGTCCTGTGACTTTGCTACAGATCAAAACTTTGCAGGAACGTCAACAACTCGTTCGAGATCTGATTTTTGCTCCAAACTGACGACTGCTTTGCAACTTACACCACGAGATCCTACCAAAGAGATCTTTACCGCCCGGTTGCAATCCAGAAGTGGCCTTAATGCTGATTCCATTTGTACGAGTGGTGTTGGTGGAACAGTCATGGATGGCTCCGTCATGGCCTATATCCTGGCCAGTTCCGGCTTCAATAATGCCAACCAGGACACCTCTCCGGCCTTGTCGGCCGGCGTTTTCGACGGCAAGAACGATCCCGGCAACAGCCTTTGTTTCGACAATCCCGACCGGGTGTTGCGCTCCATGGATGCCTCGGACGAATCGAGCAGCACCGATCCCACCTATGGAGCCGTCGGGATATCCGACAACTATGACGACATCGTCTTCGGTGGCAGCATCTCCGGTCTGATCAGCAAGCTGGAGTGTAATTGA
- a CDS encoding FxsA family protein has protein sequence MSREPLPVEESEMRYAGFGIFVVLPILEIVLMIRMDRTIGIGNTFLLLLAAAAWGLHLIRRAGLRTLRAWQESMDRHDSPGNALLDGLIHFLAGVLLVVPGFLTDGLAILLLFPPTRFILKRWLLRYARERVATGQGPQHPPGGASTGLGRSQTIDGEFRHEDP, from the coding sequence GTGAGTCGAGAACCTTTGCCGGTGGAGGAGTCGGAGATGCGGTATGCGGGATTTGGCATTTTCGTGGTGTTGCCCATTCTGGAAATCGTCCTGATGATCCGGATGGATCGAACCATCGGCATCGGCAACACGTTTCTGTTGCTTTTGGCCGCCGCCGCCTGGGGCCTCCACCTGATCCGGCGAGCTGGATTGCGCACCCTGCGCGCCTGGCAGGAGAGCATGGATCGCCATGACTCCCCCGGCAATGCCCTCCTGGATGGGTTGATCCACTTTCTGGCCGGTGTTCTGCTCGTGGTCCCGGGGTTTTTGACGGATGGTCTGGCCATTCTGTTGCTCTTCCCTCCCACCCGTTTCATCCTGAAACGGTGGTTGCTGCGGTATGCGAGGGAACGGGTAGCAACCGGCCAGGGTCCACAACACCCTCCCGGCGGGGCCTCGACCGGTCTGGGCCGAAGCCAAACCATCGATGGGGAGTTTCGTCATGAGGATCCCTGA
- a CDS encoding threonylcarbamoyl-AMP synthase has product MPLTKAVTALRQGRIIAYPTETVFGLGVDPFCGTALEALLRLKRRHSAKGVILLVRDVAQLAGLVQPPSAAAQRLMAHFWPGPLTLVLPALPGLSPLLTGGGDHLAVRVSSSPRVAALLRAWGGPLVSTSANPSGGEPARDAAGVRSLWPEEVAVVLPGRCAALQLPSTVVRVGEGGVTLLRPGAIPLATIQTL; this is encoded by the coding sequence ATGCCCCTGACCAAAGCCGTGACCGCCCTGCGTCAGGGCAGGATCATCGCCTATCCGACCGAGACGGTTTTTGGGTTGGGGGTGGATCCGTTTTGCGGGACCGCCCTGGAGGCGTTGCTGCGCCTGAAGAGGCGTCATTCTGCCAAGGGGGTCATCCTTCTGGTCAGGGATGTGGCGCAGCTTGCCGGATTGGTTCAGCCACCTTCGGCGGCGGCGCAGCGGCTCATGGCGCACTTTTGGCCGGGTCCATTGACACTGGTCCTGCCGGCTCTCCCCGGACTCTCTCCCTTGCTGACCGGTGGTGGTGACCATCTGGCGGTTCGGGTGTCATCGTCGCCCCGGGTGGCGGCCCTGCTGCGGGCCTGGGGAGGGCCCCTGGTCTCCACGAGCGCCAACCCAAGCGGCGGGGAGCCGGCCCGGGATGCGGCTGGCGTGCGCTCCCTGTGGCCGGAAGAGGTGGCCGTGGTGCTGCCGGGACGTTGTGCTGCGCTGCAGCTCCCCTCGACCGTGGTCCGTGTCGGGGAGGGGGGCGTCACTCTGCTGCGCCCGGGGGCCATCCCCCTGGCAACCATCCAGACCCTGTAA